TTCCTCTCGGCTGCATTGTCTACTTCGGATCAAGTCAAAACGTGCTGGCTGATTGCGGTTGTGGCTGACCCAGAAGCAACGCCCGGCGCCTTGGAGCACACAATCAAGGCAATGCTTTGCGGACTTGCCCGGCGCTACTCCAGAACTCGAAATCCCCAATTCAGCAAGACCCGCAACCTTCTCCCCGCCCGCACTATGCAACGCGCACTAACCAGGCTAGACAAGAAGCTCACTGAGCGTTGGGATGCTTTCGAACTGCTTCTTGATTGCCTTGAGCACAACATGCTGCCGACGGAGATTCTTCGCGCCAAGGGAATGTCAGAGCAACAGCTCGACAACTGGCTCGTTAGAGTATGGCGCCCTACTCAGCCCGTGTTACACCTAGTGGGGCCGATAGTAGGTCAACTGAAGTCCTCAAGTGTGCTGAGTTGCCTAGTGTCGATCGGAGCTTGGGTGGAGGACGCGCTAGTCGCCGCCGAGGACTTGCGCACCGAGTGGGAGCTTGACCGATTCAGCAGCGCACGCGGAGGAAGTGCACGCTCCTGGGACACTAGGAGCCCGATGGCAGTCGATTCCGCTATCGGCCGACTCACTAAGCTGTACCAATTCGGGATGCCAGACAGCCCTCGATTCAGACGCACCGACCTGTAGCCCTAACTGTGCCGATCTTGACGGTTTCTCACCCAGTCACTCTCTAGCAGATAGAGTCATCCTCAGGCACACCACGGACCTTGAGGAACCATGTCGAGAACCACCTATATCCCACTCGCTCAGTTCGGCGACCACCATCCGTGGCCCTCTCCTAAGGCCTGGCGACACATCGTGCACGAGGCCGAACGTCATGGCCGGCGAAAGAAGCTGTATGAGGCTGTCGTGACGATCGACGGCCGCCGCCTCATCGATGAGGCGCGCTTTATGGCCATCATGGCTGAGATGCGAGAAACGGCCTGATGCCAGAGCGCCGATGCTCGCGCGCTACCGGTTCCGCAATGAGCGAACGCTCCCCCGCCCAAGCCACTGGCGATGGTTGCTGCCTTCGGGCGCGCACTGACCAACTGGCGTTCTACGCGACGCTGGAGCGCCAAGCGCGCACGTTAGCAAGCACCCGGCGGCCCGCTTCCGATCGGCTCTTCGCGGCTAGCCGACTGCTGGCCAGGACCGCCGGTCCTGGCCCACTCGCAACACGGCTGACGCACATCGCATCGCGCCCGGTGGCGACTCTGTCACCTCACGAGCGCAACGAGGTGCGCGTCTTGGTCTATGCCGCACGCTCGGAGCGCCGACGCGATTTCGAAGCGGCCATGGCAGCGGAGGCTGCGCGCCAGTGTCGGGATCAGCCATGACTTGGGCGCTCAACTTCGAGGGGGTGACCGCGACGCAGAAATTGGTGCTTATCGCCATGGCTTCCTACGCGAGCGGCGGACACGGTGACCTCGAAGTCTGGCCATCCAACACCACGCTCGAAAGCCAACTTCGGCTGAGTCGTCGGGCCGTAATCCAGGCCCAAACCGCGCTCCAAAAGGCAGGTGCAATCACACGAACTGGCCTTCGCAAGGGGCGAGCACGTGTGACCGTGCTTCACACTACAAGTGTTACCCCAGATCACACTACAGAAGACGTAGTGTTACCTTCGTGCACTCGTAGTGTGAACGACGTGCGCGCGTATGGAACCTGTAAGGAAGGGAAGCGGCGGCGCGACTCGCGTCGCCCCGCTCAGCGGGTACTGACGAACGGAAACGGCGACCGCGTGCCTGGGGAGTTCGGCGATGACTGAGCCCCCGAGACCGGAAGTGATCCGGGAAGCCGAGGCATCCGTTGTCGGCGCCCTCCTCCAGGATCCCCACTGCCTGCCTCCGGGTGACCTGGCCGCCCACCACTTCGCGAACCCCGATCACGGCGCAGCCATGGACGCCATCCGCGAGATGGTGCGGGACGGCGTGGGCGTCGACGCGGTCACGGTCGCCGACCGCATTGGTGGCATCCACCTCGCCGCGCTCGTGGAGTGCCAGATGGCGGCACCGCCACCAACCAACGCGCCCGCGTATGCCGCAATCGTTCACGCCGGGTGGCAGGCGCGCGAATGCCGTCAGATTGCAGCTGACCTAGCGAATGGCGCCGATGCGCGCCTGGCCAGGAAGCGTCTAGAGGGGCTCACACGGGCCCATCGTGCAGACCGAATCAAGCCTCTGGGAGATGCCGCGCTGCAGGCCGTAGTGCTCGCTACCCGCGGGAGCCAAGGCATCAGCACAGGCGTTTCGAAGTTCGATGCTGGAACGGGAGGGCTGCATCCGGGAGATCTCACGATCATGGCCGCGAGGCCTCGCATGGGGAAGACGGCGCTCGGCGTGCAGCTGGGTGTGCACATGGCCACGCAGGGAACCCCGGTGCTCATCGTCAGCGCCGAGATGTCTGGTATTCAGCTGGCCCAACGTGCGATGGCGCTGCTGGACCGCAGGGTAAACGTCGCGAGCATCCGCACAGGTAGGGGCATCGATCACGAGGCCCTGAGGGACGCGGCAGGCCGGCTAGGTACGCTCCCAATCACGATTGACGATAGGCCTGCTCCCTCGATCGAGGACGTGGAGACCAGCGTCCGCGAAGCTCACCAGCGCGAGGGTGCACGCGTGGTGATCCTCGATTATCTGCAGCGGGTTCGTGGCACCGTGACAGAAGCGAAGCGCTTGGAAATTGGCGAGATCGCTCAGCGTCTGAAGGCGCTGGCCCGAGAGCTCGACATTGCAGTGCTGGCGCTGGCCCAGGTTAGTCGCACGATCGATACCCGCCCGATGAACGGCAACGAGATGGGACGTATGCCTGGGCTGTCTGATTTAGCTGAGAGCGGCACGCTCGAGGCGGAGGCGGATGTCGTCTCGTTCCTGTACCGCCCGAGCGTTTACGGTGACTACGACCCGGGCACCGCCTACCTCAGCGTGGCTAAGAACCGACATGGCGGCGAGGGCCTCATCAAACTCTCCTGGCATCCCCGTCAGATGCGGTTCGTCGACTGGCGGCCTCCCATGGCCTCTCCCACTGCGGGTGCTGCGTGACTCATCCGGAGGGGGGTGTTCCGAAAGTCCAACGGCGATGTCTGGAAGACCGCTCCCCAACCTCCGTTTTCACAAATGCAAATTTCGAAAAAAAACTATCCCAGGTCCAAGGAGGCAGCTGATGGGCGCACGAGGACGGAAGCCGCTCCCGGCCAACATCCACCGAATCAAGGGCACCAAGCCCCGCACGAGGGATCAGCAGGAGACTGAGACGGACCTGGTGCCGGTTGAGATTCCCGACCCCCCAGCGTTCCTGGAGGGGTATGCCCTCGAGGAGTGGCACGAGATCACACCCGAGCTCCATGCGCTGGGGTTGATCTCGCGTATCGATAGGGCCGCGCTGGCGCAGTACTGCGAAGCCTGGGGTCACTACCGCACTGCGGCCGAGGAGCTGAGGAGACGGGTCCAGGAAGTGGGGTTCTCTGCCTACACGCAGGAAACCAAGCAGGGGACGCAGCGACCAAGCGTCGAGGTCGATCTGGTCCGAAAGTTCTGGGATGACGCTCGCAAGATGCTCGCTGAGTTCGGCTTCACCCCGTCCGCTCGCGTACGCGTCAAACCCAACCCCAAGGAAACAGAAGACGATACGCAGGCCAAGATCGCCGCTACGTACTTCGACTGATGCGATTGAACGAAAGGACATGCCCTCACTGCGGTCGACCGCTGTCGGATGAGGGGCAAGCGCGCCTAGACGACGCGATAGCGAAACTGGGCCTGCCTGTCGCCCCTGGCGGCTATCTTGCCGAGAAACACTTGGCCGAGCTGCTCGACGTTAGTCGAGCGACCCTCAGGAAGCGGGTCGAGCGTGGAGCGAATCAGTTCGAGTTCATCGTTCGGGCGAACAGGCGCTTCTACAGACTGACTTCGGTCGCCGAGCACTTCTGAAGTGTGACAACGTGCGACAACGCGCTACATCTCTCAATTTTCACAGCCACAACGTACCGCTAGGATAGAAGCTAATGGGAACCGAAGCTGAAAGATTCACCCTCGCGCTGAACAACCTGATCGGAAGCTACCCTGATCTTGACGGCCGCGAAGTGCAGGCCGCGATGCGTCGCGTGCTTGAGGCGTTCTACACCGACTTTGAGCCCGTCTATTCGGCTGAAGACATACTCCGTTTGTGTGGCGAGGCTATTGCGCCCCGGTTCCAAAATGACCCACCAAAGGGGGCATAGATGCTGAACCTCGGAGACCACCTCGAGGACGTGGAATACACGCTTGAGACCAAGCGGCGAGAGCGCGACGCGCTCGTGCAGCGCTCCACGGAAGGCGAGCGCTCATTCAATAGCGACGAGATCGTCGAGTTCGACACGCTGACGGACGAGATCGAGAACCTCGAAGCCACTCACGCCCGACTGAAGGGCCTGGAGAACGAAGAGATGCGAACCGCCACGGCACCGTCCGTCATCAAGAATCGCACCCGCGGCGAGCACTTCGCCGGGCAGTCCTTCACCCGCGCGGTGATCGCTCGTGCGGCCGCCCAACTGGACAACGTCTCCCCCATCGGCATCGCCAAGTCCCGCTGGGGACGATCCGACCCGCAGATCGTCGAGTACGTCAAGGCGGCGGTCGAAGGTGGGGGATCCGGCACCGGCGAATGGGGCTCGGAGCTCGTTACGGCGAACAACCGGTTCACCGGAGACTTCATCGAGTACCTGAACTCGGTGACGGTGTTCAATCAGCTGCCGCTACGCGAGGTGCCAGCGAACGTCACGATCAAGGGCCAGGACGGCGCCGGCACGG
This genomic window from Pseudomonadota bacterium contains:
- a CDS encoding DnaB-like helicase C-terminal domain-containing protein, which encodes MTEPPRPEVIREAEASVVGALLQDPHCLPPGDLAAHHFANPDHGAAMDAIREMVRDGVGVDAVTVADRIGGIHLAALVECQMAAPPPTNAPAYAAIVHAGWQARECRQIAADLANGADARLARKRLEGLTRAHRADRIKPLGDAALQAVVLATRGSQGISTGVSKFDAGTGGLHPGDLTIMAARPRMGKTALGVQLGVHMATQGTPVLIVSAEMSGIQLAQRAMALLDRRVNVASIRTGRGIDHEALRDAAGRLGTLPITIDDRPAPSIEDVETSVREAHQREGARVVILDYLQRVRGTVTEAKRLEIGEIAQRLKALARELDIAVLALAQVSRTIDTRPMNGNEMGRMPGLSDLAESGTLEAEADVVSFLYRPSVYGDYDPGTAYLSVAKNRHGGEGLIKLSWHPRQMRFVDWRPPMASPTAGAA
- a CDS encoding phage terminase small subunit P27 family, which codes for MGARGRKPLPANIHRIKGTKPRTRDQQETETDLVPVEIPDPPAFLEGYALEEWHEITPELHALGLISRIDRAALAQYCEAWGHYRTAAEELRRRVQEVGFSAYTQETKQGTQRPSVEVDLVRKFWDDARKMLAEFGFTPSARVRVKPNPKETEDDTQAKIAATYFD